Proteins encoded together in one Montipora capricornis isolate CH-2021 unplaced genomic scaffold, ASM3666992v2 scaffold_475, whole genome shotgun sequence window:
- the LOC138036275 gene encoding uncharacterized protein — translation MEWTELHDLNLCEEVLVVEPWKHPYRSKERGDSWNEIANNLNASEHPTFKVSKRSVRDRLTLLQQKYKAKMRMEEAASGIDCQETKLDKALEEIIEKEKTATDARSLQDDNKKTEKAAAEEHRNRAVERLGETKKRNAEKQDEKAQTAKKGRRSTSEVVQFLKEKSERESVLRKEDLELRRKELSQKEDMMKMLAQQQQQQTQIMLCLLAKSQNKNS, via the coding sequence ATGGAGTGGACAGAACTTCATGACTTGAATCTTTGCGAAGAAGTTTTAGTTGTTGAACCTTGGAAACATCCTTACCGTAGTAAGGAAAGAGGAGATTCATGGAACGAAATAGCAAACAATTTAAATGCCTCTGAGCATCCTACGTTTAAAGTATCAAAGAGAAGTGTCAGAGACAGGTTGACATTActtcaacaaaagtacaaagcGAAAATGAGAATGGAGGAAGCTGCCTCTGGGATAGACTGTCAGGAAACAAAGCTAGACAAAGCGTTAGAAGAAATcatagaaaaagagaaaacggcCACGGATGCGAGAAGCCTGCAAGATGATAACAAGAAAACTGAAAAGGCAGCAGCGGAGGAGCACCGCAACCGAGCGGTTGAGCGTTTGGGTGAaaccaagaaaaggaatgcTGAGAAACAAGACGAAAAAGCCCAGACGGCGAAGAAAGGAAGAAGATCGACGTCGGAAGTGGTGCAATTTCTGAAAGAAAAGTCAGAAAGAGAGAGTGTGCTGAGAAAGGAGGATTTGGAGTTGAGACGAAAGGAGCTGAGTCAAAAGGAGGATATGATGAAAATGCTAgcacaacaacagcagcagcagacTCAGATTAtgctttgtttgcttgcaaaaagCCAAAATAAGAACAGTTAA